A region of the Tachyglossus aculeatus isolate mTacAcu1 chromosome 9, mTacAcu1.pri, whole genome shotgun sequence genome:
TGTGCACTACGTGGTTCTGGTGCAGATAGGCCACGCCCTGCAGGATCTGCTTAGTGTACTGGCCCAGCACCCGTTCCGACAGAGGCCCGAAGCGGCTGACGACGCTGGCCATGGAGCCGCCGGGAACGAACTCCATGAAAATGCTCACGGTGTTCCCCTCCAGGCTCGTTCCCAAGTAAGTGACGATGTTGACGTGCTTCAGAGTCTGCAGCAAGTCCACTTCCGCTCGAAGCTTCTGGTAGGCCATCCCGGTGGCCCTGGGGTCCGAGGCCTCTAGAGACGCTTGTTTGACGGCGATCAGCTGCCCTCGGCTGGTCAGACCACAGTACACCTAGGGCCGGAGCTCAACGTTAGCCGCGTGTTGGCCGGCCCTGAGTGCCGGACAGAGACGCCGGCTGGGTGAACCGGCGTGGACGGACAGAGGCTGAAcggttgagggggagggggagggggatgttcTGTGGTCACTTACGGTGCCGTAAGCTCCTTTCCCAAGGATTTCTCCCTTGGTCCACAGAATGGGCCTCTGGTGGTCTAAGTACTTTTCCGGATCCGCCATTTTGCTAGGAGAGCGGGGAGCCAGGCGTTCCCTGAGGAGGCTCTAGAGAGCCGAGCGACAGGGAGAAGAAGAACACTCTGTGAGCGTGGGGCTGATTGCCGCACAGTGGAGCCACCGGGGCCACTtgggccctcccccaccccctctggcCTCCCCCAACTTGCCAGGCCCCCACCAGCTTCCCATGCCCTCTACTCCTCCTGTGCCCCCAGAGCTCCCCACAACTTCTCTGCCCCAGCTCCATGCCCACCCCCCCCGCTGCCGCCggtccctctctgctccccacgccctccccaccccctgctctcctccacctccctgtgCCCCCCCACTACTGATGCCCTCCCCTGACTCCCTATAGACCCGCCCCCGGCTCCCGCTCCCCAAGCCGTCCCAAACCCTCTGTGCCCTCCCATGCCCCAACCCACTTGGAACTCTTTAAGACCTGCAGCACAAATTTCTTGTCAGggatggtggggaaggagaggaaggaaggagaggaaggaaggagaggaaggagaagaaggagaggaaggaaggaagctagCTCCCCTGAGACCACTTATCCACTTttcctatcagcctccttgccgacctccctgcctcctctctctccccactccagtctatacttcactctattgcccaggtcattttcctacaaaatcattcagcccacgttttcccactcctcaagaatctctagtggttgcctctctaccttcacatcaaacagaaactcattaccatcagctttaaagcattcaatcaccttgctccttcctatcttacctccccgatttcctattacaacccagcatgctcactaggctcttccaatgccaaactactcactgtacctcgatctcatttatcttgccacctctgacctgaaacactctctctcttcatatctgacagatgatcactctccccaccttcaaaaccttattaaagaagcacatctcctccaagaggccttccctgactaagccttcatttcctcttttcccattcccttctgcatcacccttgcacttggatctgcaccctttattgatctctccctctgccccacagcactgatgtatatatccataatttttttacttaatgtctgtctccccctctaaactgtgagcttcctgtggttagggaatgcatctaccaactctgccatattgtactctcccaagcacctattatagtgttctgcacccagtaagtgctcagtaaataggattgattgattatatacatatccataatttatttatattaacatgtctcccccactagactgtaaacgtcttgtgggcaaggaatgtatctaccaactctattatatagtactcttctaagcgcttagtacagtctctaaactgtaagcaagctgtgggcagggaacgtgtctgttatattgttcactcccaagcacttagtacagtgctttgcacacagtaaacgcccagaAAACACGATTgatttgaatgaatgctctgcacacagtaagtattcaataaatacaatagattaatTCATTGAccagggcagaggagagagaagatgggGCACCTGTTTAGAGGTCAGCTCAGCTGTCTCAGTGTCTTAACAGCAGTGCACCCATTGCAAGTGAGAGGTTCAACGTTTACATTGGCTCCTGATGGCCAATTAGTCCAGACCAAGCCTTCCTGCCCCCTGGGCTCTGGCTACCACTGGCCTTAGCAGGGCCTTAGCAGGGCTGGAGCTACCATAGCATCTTGGAGAAGGGCCTGTCTGAACTCGTGCTGCCCTGCGAAACTAGCTGGGGCTTGGGCATTTTCCCTCCCTGGGATGTTCACTAGCAGGTTGATTTTGGACACCGTATTAAGGTAAAATAGGTTTACCCGGTCCCGGCGGCACATGTTCGCTTTCTCGAGTGCCGGTGGTGAGACCTCGTCCTGTTCCTGGGTGAAAGCCACCTGCTTCCCCATGTatccctcacttccctgggcaACTGGGGCCAGGCACTCAGGGTCTGTGTCTTCAAGGTCCACCAGTTCTGGCGCCGGGACTCCCAGCACCTCCTGGATGCGTCCCTCACACGTGTCCTGGAGGGCAGTCAGGGGGCTCCGGGATGGGGCCGGCTCGCCTCCGGGCCCCAGTTGATCCGAGGAGAGCGTGACCGGCACCAGGAGCTTCCCCAGAGTATCTGGCCGGCCTACAGTGGGGCGTGAAAGGATCTCTGTGGGCCACGGCCAATCCCTCCCAAGAGTGGCCCACGTTGCGGGAGTTCTCTGGGCAGGGCGATGTGGAGCTCTGAGGACCCCAAGGGTCACGACCCGGGTTTGAGTGTTGGGTGGGTCTCCTTGGTCTTCTGCAGCCTCCAGCAGGGCGGACCCAGGATTAAGGTCATGCTGCTCTGTGGGCGATACAAGCCCTCCCACAgggccctcttcctctccatcctgctgCCCGGCGTGTCCTGGGCCTGGAGCCTGTTGCTCCTGTTGGGCAGCCACTTCGCCACTGTCCCCATCTCGTCGCCCGCCCTGGTTTGACTTGCGCCTTTTCCCCTTTGGCTTCGATGCTCTCCGCTGCTGGCCGGTCACCCGCGCACTCTTGGGAGGGCTCCCGTGAGCTCTTTGCTGGGAGTGTCTGGCCCCGCCACGGCCCCTCACACGGGCAGGGGGCGGCCGGCACCTGTCCGAGGGAGCAGGGCTGCCAGGGCCGCAGCCCAGCTTGATGCGTCCATAGCCCGGCGTCCCAAACATTTCATAAATCCCAGGGCcaccggcggtggcggcggctagCTCGTGGAACATGTCACGGTAGCTTAGGTGCAAAAAGGTGGTGCCCAGCCCGGTCTGGGAGACAACTTGCTGGGCAGTGACCCCGGGACCCGCAGCACCGCCAGGCCGGGGCAAGGCTGATGCTTTGGATCCCAGTGTGGCTGGCTTCTCCCAATG
Encoded here:
- the MAP3K19 gene encoding mitogen-activated protein kinase kinase kinase 19 — protein: MPCRRFPGPDPCLEATISEKVDRLTAPGPGDPSSTANKLPWLENPKDGGKMQFVSPLEAAGLAGLLPPLETHFGGLGLGFDLCLLCQVPASTAGWSCPSRLDPSRAGRRVEHGLSRPGKNHPNFPASTHPCARHRAPKEPCTASGDLAQSTSGRPPRPRPPYPCCATGSGADQCPEERPGLGVMPVGRKADITAQAKSSFGTGVETGTGTCLSGSPKEQLEETTASVVNETEMQKLPPVNTVSLTPETPAEGLAISPSEEKGCPLQEHPGGTSRVPRRLNPQDTVTSRPKVPPSLQPAHRSGASQPAAPARYPALPSVGPADPTSLGAAPHWEKPATLGSKASALPRPGGAAGPGVTAQQVVSQTGLGTTFLHLSYRDMFHELAAATAGGPGIYEMFGTPGYGRIKLGCGPGSPAPSDRCRPPPARVRGRGGARHSQQRAHGSPPKSARVTGQQRRASKPKGKRRKSNQGGRRDGDSGEVAAQQEQQAPGPGHAGQQDGEEEGPVGGLVSPTEQHDLNPGSALLEAAEDQGDPPNTQTRVVTLGVLRAPHRPAQRTPATWATLGRDWPWPTEILSRPTVGRPDTLGKLLVPVTLSSDQLGPGGEPAPSRSPLTALQDTCEGRIQEVLGVPAPELVDLEDTDPECLAPVAQGSEGYMGKQVAFTQEQDEVSPPALEKANMCRRDRSLLRERLAPRSPSKMADPEKYLDHQRPILWTKGEILGKGAYGTVYCGLTSRGQLIAVKQASLEASDPRATGMAYQKLRAEVDLLQTLKHVNIVTYLGTSLEGNTVSIFMEFVPGGSMASVVSRFGPLSERVLGQYTKQILQGVAYLHQNHVVHRDIKGSNVMLVPTGVIKLVDFGCARRLAHRGPDGTSSETLRSAHGTPYWMAPEVIRESGYGRKSDIWSVGCTVFEMATGLPPLASMGRVAAMFYIGAHQGLMPPLPGRFSQDAADFMHLCFTRDQHARPSAMELLKHPFLESLEQHPENSLYAREPAVEEANTVGSQGVLS